From Streptomyces sp. TLI_105, the proteins below share one genomic window:
- a CDS encoding MerR family transcriptional regulator, whose product MTGRPMQIGEVAARTELSLRTIRQYEDSGLVAPSASSPGGFPLYTDADVSRLMVVRRMGPLGFTLDETRELLGAVDRLSADRPGTDTELEPAERAALVTRVRRYEEAAAERVAELRAQLARAEEFAASLRARLV is encoded by the coding sequence ATGACCGGCCGGCCCATGCAGATCGGCGAGGTCGCCGCACGGACCGAACTGTCGCTGCGGACCATCCGGCAGTACGAGGACAGCGGCCTGGTCGCCCCGTCCGCGTCCTCGCCGGGCGGCTTCCCCCTCTACACGGACGCGGACGTCTCCCGGCTGATGGTGGTCCGCCGGATGGGCCCCCTCGGTTTCACCCTCGACGAGACCCGCGAGCTCCTCGGCGCCGTGGACCGGCTGTCCGCCGACCGCCCGGGCACGGACACCGAACTCGAACCCGCCGAGCGGGCTGCCCTGGTGACCCGCGTCCGCCGCTACGAGGAGGCCGCGGCGGAACGCGTCGCCGAACTACGGGCCCAGCTCGCCCGTGCCGAGGAGTTCGCCGCCTCCCTCCGCGCCCGCCTCGTATAG
- a CDS encoding ABC transporter substrate-binding protein — MSGTEGWGFTDDRGTELGAARVPLRVAAYVRAGAALLDLGVTPVAVYGSGHDGEALDPAKSGGLRAAGVSYLGPGRALGEEALSELRPDVIVDVTYDGKSPYALDETVAERLGIPLVALSVGSELTLPAILDRFATLAASLAAEPARSASGAESAVGPVPAVSGAEAAAVPAPAVSGAEPAEPTPAVDLAAAEALLRGVAVRSGVAVLALSGAGAEQVHLARPQAWPELAHLAGLGVRLLDPGPGPGANWLTGDWARVAELRPDLVLFDDREHATPPYELPSGVRLAPWNPETPPSPAAYARFFRDLAEALAAQAP; from the coding sequence ATGTCCGGAACAGAGGGATGGGGATTCACGGACGACAGGGGTACGGAACTGGGGGCGGCCCGCGTGCCGCTGCGCGTCGCCGCCTACGTACGGGCCGGTGCGGCGCTGCTCGACCTCGGGGTGACGCCGGTCGCCGTGTACGGCTCCGGGCACGACGGCGAGGCGCTCGATCCGGCCAAGTCCGGTGGTCTCCGGGCGGCCGGAGTGTCGTACCTCGGACCGGGCCGGGCCTTGGGCGAGGAGGCGCTGAGCGAGCTGCGGCCGGACGTGATCGTCGACGTGACCTATGACGGCAAGAGCCCGTACGCGCTCGACGAGACGGTCGCCGAGCGGCTCGGGATCCCGCTCGTCGCGCTCTCCGTCGGCAGCGAACTCACCCTGCCGGCGATCCTCGACCGCTTCGCCACCCTGGCGGCGAGCCTCGCCGCCGAGCCGGCGCGATCCGCCTCCGGCGCCGAGTCCGCCGTCGGGCCCGTGCCTGCCGTCTCCGGCGCCGAGGCCGCCGCCGTCCCCGCCCCCGCCGTCTCCGGCGCGGAGCCCGCCGAGCCCACCCCCGCCGTCGACCTCGCCGCCGCCGAGGCTCTTCTTCGGGGCGTCGCCGTCAGGTCCGGGGTCGCCGTGCTCGCGCTCTCCGGGGCGGGGGCCGAGCAGGTGCACCTCGCTCGGCCGCAGGCCTGGCCCGAGCTGGCGCACCTCGCCGGGCTGGGCGTGCGGCTGCTCGACCCCGGGCCCGGGCCCGGGGCCAACTGGCTCACCGGCGACTGGGCCAGGGTCGCCGAACTCCGTCCCGACCTGGTCCTCTTCGACGACCGGGAGCACGCGACCCCGCCGTACGAGCTCCCCTCCGGGGTCCGACTCGCCCCCTGGAACCCCGAGACGCCGCCCAGCCCCGCCGCGTACGCCCGCTTCTTCCGCGACCTCGCCGAGGCCCTGGCCGCACAGGCCCCCTGA